Sequence from the Eurosta solidaginis isolate ZX-2024a chromosome X, ASM4086904v1, whole genome shotgun sequence genome:
TAACTTTAAAATTATATGTTTAGATTTTGTTAAAACACTAAGATATTTAATTGTAATAAATGGAAGTTCCACCGAAATAAatctgaaataaaaaagaaaaattattaaataattaaaagaaTCTGGCTATTCACGTAGGCGTGCTTATCAGGTAATCTACTTTTACtctattccaaaagcaaaatgAGCTGAACAAAAAAGTTTTTAACAGATAAATTGATAAACATGGTGACGTGAATATACCAAACGTTTTTCATTTAACTGGACCTTCTTGTgagcaatattccaaatatgaaCAGCGATTCCACAAATATTTTAATGGAAAAAATGTTCCAagcatacggaatgaataagttaatacGCTCAATGATTGCAACATTAAAATCGAAATAATACTTCGGAATTATGCAGTTTAGTACTTTTTCATAAAATCGCATTTTTTGACCGCATGATTCCATCTTTTATAAAGCTGCTCTTGTCCTATACAAAATCAAAAAAGATAAACTAAAATATTCTAAACGTTTTAAATTATATATTCTTACGAGATGCTGTAGTTGTTGGGCTAAATGCATCCACATAACTTTTGCCTGCAACAATGATACAACTTTCATAGTAATACCCTAGCGTAATAGCcgaggcaaagagggatttaattatctagcacatgtcttcaTCTTGTCCCTTttcaccttcgtcatccccgtaAATTGGtggtggttccgctattaaagcctgggaaaccagctaacataggagattcttatcgtccgatatctctcctattgccagtagccaatacacttgaagccattttgctcccctttttcaaagcaaatttgaaacTAGCCTGTCATAAGTATGGCTTTAGAAatcttcatagcacaaccaccgcgccaaatgccattagcacccacaaaaattgcggtttaaatcaaaaccatcaccatagaacagtactcgttgcgctagacctatcaaaagcttttgatacggtcaaccatggcacgttactgcaaaacctggaagtcttaaaaggtggaacgAAAATTATCTGGTGTCCTATCtccatttttgtttaaattctacataccaaagctaccttcgccaccagaaggagttactagcgtttcctacgccgatgactgcacagtaatgggcACAGAGCCaggtccacagatcgatgagctttgcaacaaaataaacggctatctcctgatctctccagtttttttttttatttacaacatggacgtcccaaacgtcgaccattttgaacatccacgtcaatggcactacgctatcgactgtcttacaccccaaaatcttgggtgtgacgtttgatcaggatctacattttggtgagcatgcagccgcaattgtaccgaaaatcctcaaatctcttggcAGGACTTAGGGTAAAGGCAAAGAAACTCTTATtacaacttacaaagcaattggccgcccgattgcatgctacgcatccTCGATATGGTCTCCAAGCCTAAAGGTTCCTCATTGTAAGAAAATACAGGATTGTCAAAATACTGCCCTCGGagccgccacgggttgtcttatgCCCCCAAAacccatctacataatgaggcgagaataatccccatcagcgagagaaatgaaatgctaacgaaacagtttctgttgaatactcagaatcctgggcatctgattgatgaggccatACCGCTCAGTGGCTTAAGCCTGCACCTAAGAACACTGCCATATAAAGCTAAAAATCACAAGCAggccctcagtgaactccacaaacaagcgtcggacctctatgcagGAATCGCCCGgtaaatcctgtactcaaagaacaatacccaaaacttgcagaagaggaacacacactccctagggaaacgcgaatcACTCTATCTCttcttcgatctggatactgtaacaggttaaactcttacatatccaaaaTCATCCcccacatacaaaacatatgtcctgcttgtaacgtgtccccgcatgacaccaaccatcactTCAACTGCATTGTGGAACCAACCCCTCTAACACCGCTCTCATTATAGTCCAACCCAGCAGAcagcaattttccttggacttccgatattgatgacaatttgtgatgggttgcacctattggatggggcgaagcactactcAACAACACCATcaccaacatcaacaacaacaacaactactactacaacaacaacaacaacaacatagcataTCAATGTGCCTAATTCTGCTGGTGATGGTGTCTGTGGCCTTTCCAGCAAGCAACCAACAATATCTGCAATACATTGCACGAATGCATTCTTTTTGGCATATTCGCCACAAAATATTAAACGCTCTTTATTATTTTGGCGATGCCATGTGGGTGTATCGCGTCTAACTGCATAGCAACTCATAGATTTGAAATCCGGTTGATTATAGGCAGCTTGGGTAACATTTTCCGCAGTTGTTTGGCCAGTCAATCCCAACAAAACTCTAAAGATAAAGAAATGGAGCAAAGTTTGTATTcaacatacaaaatttaatttttattttttattattttatatctcACCCCCGTGTATCGTAGCGCCAATATGGTGAATATAGTTCACGAAATGCAGGTACAAATCTAATCTCCGAACGCATTGCTGTCAAGCCAAATTCCGCATTCAATATTCCCGACGAACAAGAAGATGATATCATAGAAGTTTCTCCCAGAAATATGTTTAACACCTCAACAACGTTGTCATTTGAATTAATTTCTATACTTATGCGCAGTCCTTGCTTTAGTTAATTAACTGTGGAACCGGCATTACAAATAGCACCTTCTAATGAATAATAGGTAGGCGATTTTGGCTGCAACTAATATGCTACCAACGAAAGTAAACCATTAGGATCGATTAATTGTTTACCTGTATTTACTAAGACAAAGCAGCTATCGTCGACAATACAATCGTTTTGACCGGCTTTTCTTTGTTGCTGGTCTAACAAAGCAGCTGATTGTTCCCCAATGCACTATATACGTCATAAATATAAATTGTATGCAACAAATTTTACTCCTGGTATCGGTAGAACATTCAAGATGCCTCCAATAATGTAGCCATATATTTCCAAGTTTGAGCGTATACGTTGAAGTATTTGCATAGGAGTACCAAAAAATTTACCAAGTTTCGTGTCCTAATCATTAGAATTGTTTGTGCCGGCGTTGGAGACATTTGTTTAGTGTACACCATTTATGTTGGCACCAGTAAGATTCTGTAAGATCATGAATGGAATAAGTGATTATATAttgttgtaaaaatatttttatttagcatatctACCCATAAAATCCATGTATCAAGTATGCCAAAAAGACACGTACCCTTTTCCATTGCCGCAGACACTGCAGGTACATTTTCTTGAAGCCATTTTATTTTAAGAGATAAAGCATGCTTAAAGGCAATCCTGACATACGGCGCAAGTAATTCACATTATAATTCACGTTATTAAGCaaatatcaaatgcatatttaaaaccattatattttgtttttaatgaaaacgtCAGAATCGTTCGACTTTGATATAACACATTGAAGCGAATTTCGATTTTGACATATAAAAATGTGGCGAATACAGAATTTCGCCCAGGGCAATTATGATTTTGACATTGGTCCAtcgaaattacaaaaacaaaatacatggaaaatGTGTGTATGTTGCCATGCTGCCACTTGTATAAATTCGCCTTGgcacacatctaccgccacttacttgactcgcgaaaatcagttcaaAACAGCATCTCGAACTGATtagaccattgtttactatatagtttggcagcttaaattggggttatgttgcgaatagagtgaaAGGCACCCGAAGGCCGTGAAAAAAGACACTCGAATGaagtataatgaaggaattgatgttcggaattgtttcaaaatttgcccgaaatcccGAGTCACAAAAGggagtacgaaaatgaaaaaaatacatgatttttatttttacgatttattcctcaacgaaaataaaatacattgtggggaaatcaagcaatttaaataaatttggggtttttatttttgaa
This genomic interval carries:
- the LOC137235173 gene encoding glycerol kinase-like, which codes for MISSSCSSGILNAEFGLTAMRSEIRFVPAFRELYSPYWRYDTRGVLLGLTGQTTAENVTQAAYNQPDFKSMSCYAVRRDTPTWHRQNNKERLIFCGEYAKKNAFVQCIADIIYFGGTSIYYN